Within the Molothrus aeneus isolate 106 chromosome 1, BPBGC_Maene_1.0, whole genome shotgun sequence genome, the region AAAGCCATCAATACTTTGAAACTGAATTTCAGTTTCTGACCCTGAAACTGACCCTGAAACTATTGACCATAAGTCATGCTGGTGCTGAGGGAGAGTGTGATCCGCAGCTTAATAAAACTAGATTGGCTAATTATGAACACAAGTTTAACTATGCAGCAACGGCTGTTTGGAGTGGCGTTTACATTCTCAGAGACGCTCACCTGTTCTGTCAATATCAGGCTGtgaaaagagaggaaggaagctgAGTGTGCACGTGCTTAGTGCTCTGTGGCCAGGTATTTTATGCTTGGTGGGAAGGTGAATGAGAGAGAATATAAATTCATGGGTTTCCTCTACTGATGAACGTTTCCCGCGGCCGTAACGCAGCcacttttctgtcctttccctcGAGGTGTCCAAGTGCTCCGAAGAGATCAAGAACTACATCGAGGAGCGGTCGGGAGAGGACCCGCTGGTGAAGGGGGTCCCCGAGGACAAGAACCCCTTCAAGGAGAAGGGAGGCTGTGTCATCGCTTAGGAGAAGGAGCCCCGCGCCTGCCCCTGGAGCAGACATTCCTCCCGTACCCTTAGGGAGCGACTAGCGTGTCCCCACCGCCGCCGGTCTGTGTCGAACGAGCACAGGAGcggatttctttttattttctatttctccttacaaaaatacagaaaccCTCGCGAAAGCTGCCGAGCCC harbors:
- the LOC136565314 gene encoding guanine nucleotide-binding protein G(I)/G(S)/G(O) subunit gamma-11; this translates as MPAINIEDLSEKDKLKMEVEQLRKEVKLERQPVSKCSEEIKNYIEERSGEDPLVKGVPEDKNPFKEKGGCVIA